A segment of the Acidimicrobiia bacterium genome:
GGTGATCGACGCGTACGGCGCCGCGACCGTCGTCACGCCGCTCGGGCTCTTCCACGACGACCACCGCGACACCCGCGCTGCGTGCCTGCGCGCACGCTCGAGGACCGGCGACGTGGCGTGGCTGGCGTACGCGGAGTCGCCGTACCGCGCGCTCGACGGCGAGGTGGAGCGCGCGCTGGACGAGCTACGCGACGTGGGGATCGAGCCCCACCCGGCCCCGCCCGTCCCCGTCGACCGCGAGCGCAAGGAGCGCGCGGTGACCTGCTACGCCTCGCAGCTGCGTGCGCTCGACACGCCCGGCCGCCCCGGCCACGACGACGCGCTCCGGGCCGAGGAGTACTGGTGGCTCACGCGCTAGCCGGCCAGGTCCCCGGGCTGCGTTCCGACGTGGCCGTCGTCGTCATCACCCGCAACCGTCGCGACGACCTGTTGCAAACCGTCGTCGGGCTCGTCGGCCTGCCCGAGAACCCGCGGGTCGTCGTCGTCGACAACGCGTCGGAGGACGGCTCCGTCGCCGCGCTCCGCGCGCTGGGCGCGGACGTCGACGTCATCGCCGCGAGCACGAACCTCGAGGCGTCCGCACGAACCGTCGGCGCGCAGATCTCGGACTGCCGGTACGTCGCGTTCTGCGACGACGACGTGTGCTGGCAACCGGGTGCCCTCACCCGTGCCGTCCAGGTCCTCGACGCGCACCCGTCCGTCGCGCTCGTGTGTGGACGGGTCGTCGTCGGTGACGACGCGCACGACGACGCCACGTGCGAGTTCCTGGCGCGCAGCCCGATCCCGCCCCGGGCGGGGCTCCCCGGCCCGCGGCTCGTGGGGTTCCTCGCCAGCGCCTCCGTCGTGCGTCGCGACGCGTTCATCGCGACGGGCGGGTTCGAGCCGCGCCTGGGCGTGGGCGGCGAGGAGTCCGTCGTCGCGTACCGGCTCGCGGCAGCCGGATGGGACCTCGTCTACGCGCCGGACGTCGTCGTGCACCACCGCCCGTCACCCGTGCGCGACGTCACGGCTCGGCGACGCGTGCTGGCCCGCAACGAGGTGCTCACCGCGGCGCTCGCGCGGCCGCTGCGCGCGCTCGCGCGGACCGCGTCGCGCACCGCCCGCATCGCGGTGCACGACCGCGCGACCGCGCGCGGGCTCGCGGACGCGGCGCTCGCCCTGCCGTGGGCGCTGCGCAACCGCCGGGTCGTGCCCCGACCCGTCGCGCGCGAGATCGACGTCGCGGAGCGCGCCTGGCTCGCCCACGAGCGACGGCGCGGCTCGGTGACACAGGGGTCGGTGCCACAGCGGTCCGCGCCGCACGCTCGCGACCGTTTGCAGGCGCACCGGCCCGGGGTAGCACGCGCACCGATGCCGCCGTCCGTCTCACGCCCGTGACACGACCGATCGTCGTCGTCGGCGACGCGCTCCTCGACCGCGACCTCGACGGCCGGGTCGAGCGCCTGTGTCCCGACGCGCCCGCGCCGGTGGTCGACGACATCGAGGCTCGGGCCCGGCCCGGCGGCGCCGCGCTCGCCGCCGCGCTGCTCGCACGCGACACGAGCGGCGACCGTGACGTCGTGCTCGTCACCGCGCTCGGCCGCGACGGCGCGGGCCGCGAGCTGCGCGCGCTGGCGACCGCAGCCGGGATCGACGTCGAGGACCTGGGTCAGGCCGGCGCCACGCCCGAGAAGGTGCGGGTACGCGCGGGCGACCGCCCCGTCGCCCGCCTCGACTACGGCGGGCGCGAGGCGAGGGGCATCGGCGACCTCACCACACGCGCGGCGCGGTCCATCGAGGAGGCCGCGGCGGTGCTCGTCGCGGACTACGGCCGTGGCCTCACCTCGCTCCCGGCGGTTCGTGACGCGCTCGCGCGACGGCGACGTGACGCGCCGCTGGTGTGGGACCCGCACCCGCGGGGTGCCGAGCCGGTGCCGGCCGCGTCGCTCGTCACCCCGAACGAGCCCGAGGTCGCGACGTTCGCGGACGCGGCGACCCGGACCCTGGCCGACCTCGCGGCACGGGCCGAGTGGCTGCGGCGCACGTGGGACGCGCGCGCGGTCGCGGTGACGCGCGGCGAGCGCGGTGCGCTGCTCGCGACGGGCGCCGCGCACCCACTCGTCGTGCCCACGGAGCGCTGTGTATCGGGAGACGCGTGCGGCGCGGGCGATCGCTTCGCGTCGGCCGCGCTGCTCGCGCTCGCTCGGGGTGCGCTTCCGTCCGAGGCGGTCGTCGCGGCGGTCGCGTCCGCCACCGCGTTCGTCGCGGCCGGTGGCGCGGGCGCCGTACGGTTCGAGCGGACGCCCGACCGCTCGGCGCGTCACACGGACGCGAACGCGTTCGACGTCGCTGCGTCGATCCGGGCCCGCGGTGGGACGGTGGTCGCGACGTCGGGATGCTTCGACCTGCTCCATGCGGGTCACGTCAGCGCGCTGCGCGCGGCACGGGCGCTCGGCGACTGGCTCGTCGTGTGTCTCAACTCGGACCCGTCGGTCCGCCGGCTGAAAGGGCCGGACCGTCCGCTCGTGCCCGAGCACGATCGGGCCGAGGTGCTGCGGGGCCTCGCGTGCGTCGACGAGGTCGTCCTCTTCGACGACGACACGCCGGCGCGCGTGCTCGAGGCGCTCCAGCCGCACGTCTTCGTGAAGGGCGGCGACTACGGCACGACGTCGCTGCCCGAGGCCGACGTGATGACCCGCTGGGGTGGGCAGGCGGTCATCGTCCCGTACCTGGAGGGTCGTTCGACGACCCAGCTCGTGGAGGAGGTCCGGCGTGCAGGTTCGTAGCGACGCGCCCGAGACGCGCGGCAGCGCCGGG
Coding sequences within it:
- a CDS encoding glycosyltransferase, yielding MAHALAGQVPGLRSDVAVVVITRNRRDDLLQTVVGLVGLPENPRVVVVDNASEDGSVAALRALGADVDVIAASTNLEASARTVGAQISDCRYVAFCDDDVCWQPGALTRAVQVLDAHPSVALVCGRVVVGDDAHDDATCEFLARSPIPPRAGLPGPRLVGFLASASVVRRDAFIATGGFEPRLGVGGEESVVAYRLAAAGWDLVYAPDVVVHHRPSPVRDVTARRRVLARNEVLTAALARPLRALARTASRTARIAVHDRATARGLADAALALPWALRNRRVVPRPVAREIDVAERAWLAHERRRGSVTQGSVPQRSAPHARDRLQAHRPGVARAPMPPSVSRP
- a CDS encoding PIG-L family deacetylase, with the translated sequence MTVHAPPRLRLATPVLVVSPHLDDAVMSCGALIAAHPGTVVATVFAGRPPAGTPPTEWDRASGFGPGDDIVGHRRREDRRALRQLGAEPVWLRFRDAQYRDDHDGPRDLDEVADAIVSVIDAYGAATVVTPLGLFHDDHRDTRAACLRARSRTGDVAWLAYAESPYRALDGEVERALDELRDVGIEPHPAPPVPVDRERKERAVTCYASQLRALDTPGRPGHDDALRAEEYWWLTR
- the rfaE2 gene encoding D-glycero-beta-D-manno-heptose 1-phosphate adenylyltransferase codes for the protein MTRPIVVVGDALLDRDLDGRVERLCPDAPAPVVDDIEARARPGGAALAAALLARDTSGDRDVVLVTALGRDGAGRELRALATAAGIDVEDLGQAGATPEKVRVRAGDRPVARLDYGGREARGIGDLTTRAARSIEEAAAVLVADYGRGLTSLPAVRDALARRRRDAPLVWDPHPRGAEPVPAASLVTPNEPEVATFADAATRTLADLAARAEWLRRTWDARAVAVTRGERGALLATGAAHPLVVPTERCVSGDACGAGDRFASAALLALARGALPSEAVVAAVASATAFVAAGGAGAVRFERTPDRSARHTDANAFDVAASIRARGGTVVATSGCFDLLHAGHVSALRAARALGDWLVVCLNSDPSVRRLKGPDRPLVPEHDRAEVLRGLACVDEVVLFDDDTPARVLEALQPHVFVKGGDYGTTSLPEADVMTRWGGQAVIVPYLEGRSTTQLVEEVRRAGS